The following are from one region of the Neurospora crassa OR74A linkage group III, whole genome shotgun sequence genome:
- a CDS encoding RNA binding protein Jsn1, which produces MSNQRPGDHMSLGFPPQSVSLQTRTGSPTSTSPNDPTSAGAIRSPFGLSSSKMAGASRSGNGSPSHDMASSGRLFSKRAREIQAQEGISGLPVNPWGGPPTSGNSTPLRENIPESPTDGFPDFTQLPTPDSLPQTRRARAGTVPSRFPAGAGVNSMLNIPALSAKTSRPSPSHTPFKSPSPGIEQAEGSASTLLSRLRAGSMPQRSPFAQVPGTSSPFGVSIFSSWTPTGRERGNTLASIASVPSNNPSSPTQSHFSREGAGENDVHMRTLDYLGLAETPQPPRAQLATPYMPTYVDFTKAANRFRSYSVNNKDKYADEEDDYDEDPLTIMENQYAQLQDQLAATNAAIQQHNLAVQAFQAARPRARTAGVLDTPASRILRNYVPTPSRLDASITAADIQLPEERQYEDLPQAVAAMTLGRSNSRNNNGLLSAEEPNMEGPTSALWLGSIPTSTTTSTLTEMFKSYGPILSARVLTHKNCGFVNFERVDSAINAKANMNGKEIFPGAGPIRINFAKPPSASNTPGHDGAFPSPSPDPYAKGQENGQNGSTGASGNASPTPLAGNTTPTVPPLSEMTADILNIIQQFGATEEDKYKTSANLQNAIQFDNFIDEIPPIKEPAHTRVHDAPKLRDIRKRIDNQTLSQQEIENIAIEMLPEIAELASDYLGNTVVQKLFEHCSDSVRDQMLAEIAPHMAEIGVHKNGTWAAQKIIDVCKTPQQLNLIVENLRPYTIPLFLDQYGNYVLQGCLKFGPPYNDFIFETMLSKMWEVAQGRYGARAMRACLESHHATKDQQRMLAAAIALHSVQLATNANGALLLTWFLDTCTFPQRRTVLSPQLVPYLVHLCTHKVAYLTVLKVINQKAEADARDTILKALFFTQNDQVLEAILSDHACGATLIFKVLTTPFFDETIRTQVVENVKNVLIRIKAQPGQGYKRLMDEVGLSTRSGGSNSNNGNNAREHTNNNSSNSNNSERQRPTSRQTPQHQQQNQQQQQQQQQQQQQPPQPAQQAQQQQPGQFTPGPGQYYNPLNVGAPNYNDMAFGIPRSEGLEIPQQFPAFVPQGQMYGGAAAPMAPAAALQQMQYQQSMMARGAPPMNNYYPAGMPAGFGGFQTPSPSIDQYRGTQAAMSNGSPIQPPPGAPQMPNMPPGGPQGPYGAAPGFGMNMGMPTPGYGYNAGSAPIGGAGMPPQQQNVGYMQEQGNNNNSRRGRR; this is translated from the exons ATGTCCAACCAAAGACCCGGCGATCATATGTCGCTCGGCTTCCCGCCGCAGTCGGTTTCTCTCCAGACTCGAACCGGTTCGCCTACAAGCACATCGCCGAATGATCCGACCTCTGCCGGTGCCATTCGCTCTCCTTTCGGCCTGTCATCTTCCAAGATGGCTGGCGCTTCACGGTCAGGCAATGGTTCGCCGTCTCACGATATGGCGTCCTCTGGCCGGCTCTTCTCAAAACG TGCCCGCGAAATCCAAGCCCAGGAAGGCATCTCGGGATTGCCGGTAAACCCATGGGGTGGACCCCCGACCAGCGGCAACTCGACCCCTCTTCGAGAGAACATCCCGGAGTCGCCCACCGATGGCTTCCCGGACTTCACTCAGTTGCCCACTCCGGACAGCTTGCCCCAGACTCGGCGTGCTCGTGCCGGCACCGTGCCGTCCAGATTTCCTGCCGGTGCCGGGGTCAATAGCATGCTGAATATCCCGGCCTTGTCTGCAAAGACCTCGCGCCCTTCTCCGTCGCATACGCCGTTCAAGTCTCCCTCTCCTGGCATTGAACAAGCTGAGGGGTCAGCCTCAACGCTTCTTTCCAGGCTGAGGGCTGGTTCTATGCCTCAGCGCAGCCCGTTCGCCCAGGTACCCGGCACAAGCTCGCCATTCGGCGTTTCCATCTTCAGCAGCTGGACGCCTACTGGCCGTGAAAGAGGCAACACTCTGGCCAGCATCGCAAGCGTGCCATCCAACAACCCCAGCTCCCCGACTCAGTCACACTTCTCTCGTGAAGGCGCGGGCGAGAACGATGTCCATATGAGGACTTTGGACTACCTTGGCCTGGCCGAGACACCGCAGCCTCCTCGCGCTCAGCTTGCCACCCCGTACATGCCAACCTATGTCGATTTTACCAAGGCCGCAAACAGGTTCCGTTCTTATTCGGTCAACAACAAGGATAAATACGctgacgaggaagatgattATGATGAAGATCCGTTGACCATCATGGAGAACCAATACGCTCAGCTTCAGGATCAACTAGCCGCAACCAACGCAGCTATCCAACAGCATAACCTCGCCGTACAGGCTTTTCAAGCTGCCCGTCCGCGTGCCAGGACAGCCGGTGTTTTGGACACTCCTGCCAGCCGGATTCTTCGTAACTACGTGCCAACTCCCTCTCGGCTTGACGCTTCTATCACAGCTGCCGACATTCAGTTGCCGGAGGAGAGACAGTACGAAGATTTGCCCCAGGCCGTTGCTGCTATGACTCTGGGCAGATCGAACAgccgcaacaacaacggcttGCTCAGCGCCGAGGAGCCGAACATGGAAGGCCCAACAAGCGCCTTGTGGCTCGGCAGCATCCCTACGTCCACCACGACCTCTACGCTAACTGAGATGTTTAAGTCGTACGGTCCTATTCTCTCCGCCAGAGTGCTGACCCACAAGAACTGCGGCTTCGTCAACTTTGAAAGAGTGGACAGTGCCATCAACGCCAAAGCAAACATGAATGGAAAGGAGATTTTCCCTGGTGCTGGTCCCATTCGTATCAACTTTGCCAAGCCGCCTTCTGCGTCCAACACTCCCGGCCACGATGGggccttcccttcccctagCCCTGATCCGTACGCTAAGGGACAAGAAAACGGTCAAAACGGCAGCACTGGCGCATCTGGTAATGCTTCCCCAACACCTTTGGCTGGAAACACCACCCCCACTGTGCCGCCTCTTTCTGAGATGACCGCCGACATCCTTAACATCATCCAGCAATTTGGCGCGACAGAGGAGGACAAGTACAAGACTTCCGCCAACCTCCAGAACGCTATTCAGTTCGATAACTTTATCGATGAGATCCCCCCCATCAAGGAGCCCGCCCACACCCGTGTTCACGACGCTCCCAAGCTCCGTGATATCCGCAAGCGCATTGATAATCAGACCTTGTCTCAGCAGGAGATCGAGAACATTGCCATTGAGATGCTTCCCGAAATTGCCGAGCTGGCGTCGGATTACCTTGGCAACACTGTTGTCCAGAAGCTCTTTGAGCACTGCTCTGACTCGGTTCGCGACCAAATGCTTGCTGAGATTGCACCTCATATGGCTGAGATTGGCGTACACAAGAACGGTACTTGGGCTGCCCAGAAGATCATCGATGTCTGCAAGACGCCCCAGCAGCTGAATCTCATCGTTGAGAACCTGCGTCCCTATACGATCCCTTTGTTCCTTGATCAGTATGGCAACTACGTCCTTCAGGGCTGCCTGAAGTTCGGCCCTCCCTACAATGACTTCATTTTTGAGACCATGCTCAGCAAGATGTGGGAGGTTGCTCAAGGCCGTTACGGCGCTCGTGCTATGAGGGCATGCCTGGAAAGTCATCACGCTACCAAGGATCAGCAGCGGATGCTCGCAGCCGCCATTGCCCTGCATAGCGTACAGCTTGCCACTAACGCCAACGGTGCCCTACTCCTGACTTGGTTCCTCGATACCTGCACGTTCCCGCAGCGCCGCACGGTTTTGTCGCCGCAGCTTGTTCCTTACCTTGTGCATCTGTGCACTCACAAGGTCGCGTACCTGACCGTCCTGAAGGTGATCAACCAAAAGGCGGAGGCTGATGCCAGAGACACTATTCTCAAGGCTTTGTTCTTCACTCAGAACGACCAGGTTCTGGAGGCAATCCTCAGCGACCACGCATGTGGTGCGACGCTTATCTTCAAGGTCTTGACCACTCCCTTCTTTGATGAGACCATCCGGACTCAGGTTGTTGAGAACGTGAAGAACGTCTTGATTCGCATCAAGGCACAGCCTGGTCAGGGTTACAAGCGTTTGATGGATGAAGTTGGATTGTCTACCCGGAGTGGTgggagcaacagcaacaatggAAACAACGCTCGTGAGCACACCAACAataacagcagcaacagcaacaatagTGAAAGGCAGCGCCCTACATCGCGCCAGACTCCTCAACATCAGCAGCaaaaccagcagcagcagcagcagcaacagcagcagcagcaacagccgcCTCAGCCGGCACAGCaggcgcagcagcagcaacctgGTCAGTTTACCCCTGGGCCGGGTCAGTACTATAACCCATTGAATGTCGGCGCCCCCAACTACAATGACATGGCTTTCGGCATTCCTAGAAGCGAGGGCCTGGAGATTCCCCAGCAGTTCCCTGCTTTCGTTCCTCAAGGACAAATGTACGGTGGAGCCGCCGCGCCAATGGCCCCCGCCGCTGCTCTCCAGCAAATGCAGTACCAGCAGAGCATGATGGCACGCGGCGCACCTCCCATGAACAACTACTACCCGGCCGGTATGCCCGCCGGGTTTGGTGGTTTCCAGACCCCGAGCCCCTCGATCGACCAGTATCGCGGCACTCAAGCTGCCATGTCCAACGGCAGCCCGATTCAGCCGCCGCCTGGTGCACCCCAGATGCCTAACATGCCACCTGGTGGTCCTCAGGGTCCGTATGGCGCAGCTCCTGGATTCGGCATGAACATGGGCATGCCTACTCCTGGCTACGGCTACAACGCTGGGTCTGCTCCTATAGGCGGAGCTGGCATGCCGCCCCAGCAGCAAAATGTGGGATACATGCAGGAGCaaggcaacaacaacaactccagACGTGGACGG AGATAA
- a CDS encoding DUF1682 domain-containing protein → MANVINNLFGGAKPASVIPDKSGDSDFADFAEGADPSPIPISPITTTLAGAQPEKTAVPYTKWYNVHERHSLSEFKAEGFILAAIIVVLILHLFGARLNRSKAKKWIRAHASTLGSEFALVGFSGVPRALSDKSGDELTQALADANAQKGDAILKEKSLFEFATYATGRVNVAFVDVKLTLVKRFNPFVTLAENVIGFFWDSYAQPSDSVEATLYPFDGKEALTVPAMPGAAELRQNDKKSTFDGFVWAIVHKESMKQVRDERYDVSLTYTKDNNKLPQWLTVMTESAEITDALLTPELIKAAESAGDLLEYLIVSDQPLDKPKTVEETNPRKRIFLKYRLPSDNNYEPLLPIFQYFLRMTDQLVQVAHFRPEVLRKVKSVRDEMIKGIQKANEQEKAEELAIEREKQRKAKRDAELAAMDAKAQKKYLEKEREREAKRQTKKMTTRA, encoded by the exons ATGGCGAACGTGATCAACAACCTCTTTGGCGGCGCAAAGCCTGCCAGCGTCATTCCAGACAAGTCGGGCGACTCTG ACTTCGCCGACTTCGCAGAGGGTGCCGACCCGtcccccatccccatcagcCCCATAACGACCACTCTCGCCGGTGCCCAGCCCGAAAAGACCGCCGTCCCTTACACAAAGTGGTACAATGTGCACGAGCGCCACAGCCTTTCTGAATTCAAGGCCGAGGGCTTCATTCTGGCCGCCATCATCGTTGTGCTGATCCTTCATCTCTTCGGTGCCCGTCTGAACCgctccaaggccaagaagtgGATTCGCGCCCATGCTTCGACATTGGGCTCCGAGTTCGCCCTTGTTGGCTTCTCTGGCGTACCCAGGGCTCTTTCGGACAAATCTGGTGATGAGCTCACCCAGGCTTTGGCTGACGCCAACGCCCAGAAGGGTGACGCCATCCTCAAGGAGAAGAGTCTCTTCGAGTTCGCGACCTACGCCACCGGCCGTGTCAACGTTGCCTTTGTCGATGTCAAGCTCACTCTGGTCAAGCGCTTCAACCCCTTCGTCACCCTCGCCGAGAACGTCATTGGTTTCTTCTGGGACAGCTATGCTCAGCCTAGCGATTCCGTCGAGGCCACCTTGTATCCCTTCGATGGCAAGGAGGCGCTGACCGTTCCCGCTATGCCTGGCGCGGCTGAGCTCCGCCAGAACGACAAGAAGAGTACTTTTGACGGTTTTGTCTGGGCCATTGTCCACAAGGAGAGCATGAAGCAGGTCCGCGACGAACGCTACGACGTGTCCCTTACCTACACcaaggacaacaacaagcttCCCCAATGGTTGACGGTTATGACTGAGAGCGCTGAGATCACTGATGCGCTGCTCACCCCTGAGCTGATCAAGGCTGCCGAGTCTGCTGGTGACCTCCTCGAATACCTCATTGTTTCCGATCAACCTTTGGACAAGCCCAAGAC TGTCGAGGAGACCAACCCCCGCAAGCGCATCTTCCTCAAGTACCGCCTTCCCTCGGACAACAACTACGAGCCTCTTCTGCCCATCTTCCAGTACTTCCTCCGCATGACGGACCAGCTTGTGCAGGTGGCGCACTTCCGCCCCGAGGTCCTCCGCAAGGTCAAGTCCGTTCGCGACGAGATGATCAAGGGCATCCAGAAGGCGAACGAGCAGGAGAAGGCTGAGGAGCTAGCGATCGAACGCGAGAAGCAACGCAAGGCCAAGCGTGATGCCGAGTTGGCTGCCATGGATGCCAAGGCGCAGAAGAAGTacctcgagaaggagagggagagggaggccaAGAGGCAGACTAAGAAGATGACCACTAGGGCCTGA
- a CDS encoding cell wall biogenesis protein Ecm15, variant — MSLFRPAHHRSLLNHTSRLLQKPHQITIKHPSYLKMSFRDYSNIETPASCYVDFCLIPVGTGNVSVAKEVAEVQRVLAASGLKSTMHSAGTTVEGSWDEVMKVIGQVHAVVHQGGVKRVQTSMRVGTRTADSLCWEGRFCHNVPRAPAI, encoded by the exons atgAGTCTCTTCAGACCTGCTCACCACCGAAGTCTTCTCAATCACACCTCCCGGTTGCTCCAAAAGCCTCACCAAATCACAATCAAACATCCTTCCTACCTGAAAATGAGTTTCCGCGATTACTCCAACATCGAAACCCCTGCGTCGTGCTACGTAGACTTTTGCTTGATTCCG GTTGGCACAGGCAACGTATCCGTCGCCAAGGAGGTGGCTGAGGTGCAGAGGGTGTTGGCAGCCAGCGGGTTAAAGTCCACAATGCACTCGGCTGGTACTACTGTTGAAGGATCCTGGGATGAGGTAATGAAAGTCATCGGCCAAGTCCACGCGGTTGTTCACCAGGGAGGCGTGAAGCGGGTACAAACGTCTATGCGGGTTGGGACTCG AACAGCGGATTCGCTATGCTGGGAAGGCCGCTTTTGTCACAATGTTCCGCGCGCTCCTGCGATATGA
- a CDS encoding cell wall biogenesis protein Ecm15, with the protein MSLFRPAHHRSLLNHTSRLLQKPHQITIKHPSYLKMSFRDYSNIETPASCYVDFCLIPVGTGNVSVAKEVAEVQRVLAASGLKSTMHSAGTTVEGSWDEVMKVIGQVHAVVHQGGVKRVQTSMRVGTRIDKKQTAEDKVKRVQAILSEDQKGESSA; encoded by the exons atgAGTCTCTTCAGACCTGCTCACCACCGAAGTCTTCTCAATCACACCTCCCGGTTGCTCCAAAAGCCTCACCAAATCACAATCAAACATCCTTCCTACCTGAAAATGAGTTTCCGCGATTACTCCAACATCGAAACCCCTGCGTCGTGCTACGTAGACTTTTGCTTGATTCCG GTTGGCACAGGCAACGTATCCGTCGCCAAGGAGGTGGCTGAGGTGCAGAGGGTGTTGGCAGCCAGCGGGTTAAAGTCCACAATGCACTCGGCTGGTACTACTGTTGAAGGATCCTGGGATGAGGTAATGAAAGTCATCGGCCAAGTCCACGCGGTTGTTCACCAGGGAGGCGTGAAGCGGGTACAAACGTCTATGCGGGTTGGGACTCG AATCGACAAGAAACAGACGGCTGAAGACAAGGTGAAGAGAGTGCAAGCAATCTTGTCTGAGGATCAAAAGGGGGAGTCGTCTGCTTAG
- the stk-38 gene encoding serine/threonine protein kinase, producing MASFGHAVPAAAPRPGPYGAAYGAPVAVSAPAAPAGTFAPGTKIQCGSHRVVIQKYLSEGGFAHVYLVKLPAAVNGTDLAVLKRVAVPDKEALRGMRTEVETMKRLKGHKAIVTYIDSHASEMRGTGGYEVFLLMEYCNGGGLIDFMNTRLQHRLTEPEILNIFSDVAEGVACMHYLKPPLLHRDLKVENVLINMVGSVRKFKLCDFGSAAPPRPAPTTVTECRLVDEDIQKHTTMQYRSPEMVDVYRKQPIDEKSDIWALGVLLYKLCYYTTPFEEGGTLAILNASYKFHTYPVFSDRLKKLIAWMLQENQQARPNIYQVLREACAMQGKEPPVKDIYTGTHVDTRKREHSLSQARSPPVVGAVFAAPVVQQQVIPEVERMRRGRLPAPSQPVSQPTTPSPGPGKVTNGDPFAALDTKLPLKNADELSNKFPTLDQFSLLHDKGTKFDFDSGVPQPPQQQKDISQRVAERLADEVFKVKPSPSSTPGPMSQRVSLDLNKGNPYAAAMESQRISPSVNPASTLPRQGEPSRASAMISNIPELKAISSPNAQSPFQTPPPTRPKMVSTGTMTESPPPVYRFPPAEHHRAASVPRQQETGPTSYTRAATTVLLSPGAAGSPSAPLQGQMHTAQAHHPRSSRPSLEGGRPSFDAFDLPTRSKEPESSSSRSRPASIYLESDLTYLREKEAAAKPLHSPSLSASRFSLDKGPPSPKLEEERNIRSSVEFLRSMEDSDTKKKDKGTKHHSKRSSLSSLSAGTKNLFAGKFGDAFKRFEGGTNNSGPPRSPSPLKDVDAELDRFNKLTPIAGSEVNDDRSDDGRRFEDDHIDEMTPEMRREEEARMLAAEEARVAAAQAEYRARVAQRTGTGSATGPTPLPKSIGGVPRAVSIQNKVQSLLDESSRSAPVSRTAHGYGHYTDADAGGPRGSTDSLGDSRPAVAKKPIAITGQPVSGSLPRPPTSSGMSSMEQTMTGRASITVTGGKPAAPPKPTRLTANLTAGGGAGSPPRQPYSTSTISLHRQLGPGTPSSSLIDSDRSDSIGARAGGDYSRTSREALVAVEGLPGQDSPMLLQMSASEKDDYIKDFQKRFPSLTSIEMVETDVGARSGTRGDGERDVAR from the exons ATGGCTTCGTTTGGACACGCGGTGCCGGCGGCTGCCCCGAGGCCCGGTCCGTATGGAGCAGCGTACGGGGCCCCCGTGGCGGTCAGCGCCCCTGCCGCCCCAGCAGGCACCTTTGCGCCCGGCACCAAGATCCAATGCGGCTCCCACCGAGTTGTCATCCAAAAGTATCTTTCCGAAGGCGGCTTCGCACATGTCTATCTGGTCAAGCTGCCGGCGGCGGTCAATGGCACCGACCTGGCCGTGCTGAAGAGGGTCGCCGTGCCGGACAAGGAGGCCCTCCGCGGCATGCGCACCGAGGTCGAGACCATGAAGCGCCTCAAGGGCCACAAGGCCATCGTCACCTACATCGATTCGCATGCCTCTGAGATGCGTGGCACTGGTGGCTACGAGGTCTTTCTCCTGATGGAATACTGCAATGGCGGCGGTCTTATCGACTTCATGAACACCCGCTTGCAGCACCGTCTGACCGAGCCCGAAATCCTCAACATATTCTCGGACGTTGCTGAAGGTGTTGCTTGCATGCATTACCTTAAGCCGCCACTGCTGCACCGCGACCTGAAGGTTGAGAACGTGCTCATCAACATGGTAGGCAGTGTCAGGAAGTTCAAGCTATGCGACTTTGGCTCGGCCGCCCCGCCTCGCCCAGCCCCGACTACCGTTACAGAGTGCCGCCTTGTGGACGAAGACATCCAAAAGCATACGACGATGCAGTACAGGAGTCCTGAAATGGTCGACGTGTACCGCAAACAACCCATCGACGAGAAATCAGACATCTGGGCGCTGGGCGTCCTACTCTACAAGCTGTGCTATTACACCACACCGttcgaagaaggagggacCTTGGCGATTCTGAATGCCAGCTACAAGTTCCATACCTACCCTGTTTTCTCTGACCGGTTGAAGAAGCTCATCG CCTGGATGCTACAGGAGAACCAACAAGCCCGACCAAATATCTATCAGGTGCTCCGCGAAGCTTGCGCAATGCAAGGGAAGGAGCCTCCTGTCAAAGAC ATCTACACGGGGACGCATGTCGACACGAGGAAACGCGAACACTCACTGAGTCAGGCTAGGTCTCCCCCAGTCGTTGGCGCTGTATTTGCTGCCCCGGTAGTCCAACAACAGGTTATTCCCGAAGTCGAGCGGATGCGACGAGGAAGGCTCCCTGCCCCGTCTCAACCAGTATCCCAACCGACAACGCCCAGTCCCGGGCCCGGGAAAGTCACAAATGGTGACCCATTTGCTGCACTTGATACCAAGCTCCCACTCAAGAATGCCGACGAGCTGTCGAATAAGTTTCCGACGCTGGACCAGTTTTCTCTTCTACATGATAAGGGGACCAAGTTTGACTTTGACAGTGGTGTCCCTCAACCCCCACAGCAACAAAAGGACATTTCGCAAAGGGTAGCCGAAAGACTAGCGGACGAGGTATTCAAGGTCAAACCGTCACCGTCTTCGACTCCTGGGCCGATGAGCCAACGGGTGTCGCTTGATCTGAACAAGGGAAATCCGTACGCGGCTGCTATGGAGTCTCAGCGCATATCACCATCCGTCAATCCGGCTTCCACGCTCCCGAGGCAAGGCGAGCCAAGCCGTGCTTCAGCCATGATCTCAAATATACCCGAACTCAAAGCGATCTCTTCGCCGAATGCGCAAAGTCCGTTCCAGACTCCTCCGCCGACTAGACCTAAGATGGTTTCAACTGGAACCATGACCGAATCACCGCCACCGGTATATCGTTTCCCACCCGCAGAGCATCACCGGGCGGCTAGTGTCCCCCGGCAGCAAGAGACTGGTCCCACGTCATACACACGCGCTGCCACAACGGTGTTATTATCCCCTGGAGCCGCCGGATCGCCAAGCGCTCCGTTGCAAGGGCAAATGCACACTGCGCAAGCGCATCACCCCAGGTCCTCGAGACCGTCACTTGAAGGTGGCCGCCCAAGCTTCGATGCCTTTGACTTGCCGACAAGATCCAAAGAGCCGGAGAGCAGTTCATCCCGGTCACGACCTGCCAGTATCTATCTTGAATCAGACCTGACCTACTTGCGTGAAAAAGAGGCGGCTGCAAAACCACTGCACTCGCCGAGCCTTTCCGCGTCCAGATTCTCATTGGACAAGGGTCCCCCTTCGCcaaagctggaggaggagcgcaaCATTCGTTCCAGCGTCGAATTTCTGCGCTCAATGGAGGATTCCGATActaagaagaaagacaaggGTACCAAGCATCATTCTAAGCGCTCAAGCTTGAGCTCCCTTAGTGCCGGTACCAAGAACCTCTTTGCGGGAAAATTCGGAGATGCATTCAAGAGATTTGAAGGTGGCACAAATAACAGCGGACCTCCGAGGTCGCCATCTCCTCTGAAGGATGTTGATGCAGAACTCGACCGTTTCAATAAGTTGACACCAATTGCGGGATCCGAGGTAAATGACGACAGGAGCGATGATGGCCGGCGATTTGAAGACGATCACATAGACGAGATGACTCCCGAAATGCGtcgggaggaagaagcacgCATGTtggcagcagaagaagctcgTGTCGCTGCTGCGCAGGCCGAGTATCGTGCTCGCGTTGCACAGCGCACCGGTACGGGTTCGGCAACGGGCCCGACACCGCTGCCCAAGAGCATTGGCGGTGTCCCTCGCGCTGTGTCTATTCAGAACAAGGTCCAGAGTCTCCTGGATGAGAGCAGCCGTTCGGCGCCAGTGTCAAGGACAGCTCACGGCTATGGCCACTATACCGATGCCGATGCCGGTGGGCCTCGTGGCTCGACTGACAGTCTTGGAGATTCGCGGCCCGCGGTTGCAAAGAAGCCCATCGCCATTACCGGACAGCCCGTGTCCGGATCTTTACCGCGACCCCCGACCTCATCCGGTATGTCCAGTATGGAGCAAACCATGACTGGTCGCGCCTCCATAACCGTCACGGGGGGGAAACCGGCCGCACCTCCGAAACCCACGCGACTTACCGCAAACTTAACAGCCGGCGGTGGAGCTGGCTCGCCGCCCAGACAGCCCTACAGCACCAGCACGATAAGCCTGCACAGACAACTGGGGCCCGGCACCCCCTCGAGCTCATTAATAGATAGTGATAGAAGCGACAGTATCGGAGCGAGAGCGGGGGGAGACTACAGCAGAACAAGCAGAGAAGCGCTGGTCGCCGTCGAGGGTTTGCCCGGGCAAGATTCCCCCATGCTACTGCAGATGTCGGCGTCCGAGAAGGATGATTATATCAAGGACTTTCAAAAGCGGTTTCCTAGCCTTACGAGTATAGAGATGGTGGAGACGGATGTGGGAGCTAGGTCTGGAACCAGGGGTGATGGTGAACGAGATGTTGCCCGCTGA